The following coding sequences are from one Hydra vulgaris chromosome 04, alternate assembly HydraT2T_AEP window:
- the LOC136079039 gene encoding uncharacterized protein LOC136079039 has protein sequence MLEISRNEAIGSSVINILNKHEVLKVEEFLKLINDFLYNVISHTQRVNRLKLNFMTSRKTEISKRTQLSEKYLLQNKIEEWYQNLQNIGYRRGNHIHLILKKHLNKNDIEAFENYLGTKSDLAWKLADIQENIEVEKDCYASLQQLALNWNFQS, from the exons ATGCTTGAAATTAGCAGAAATGAGGCAATAGGAAGTAGTGTTATCAATATTCTTAATAAACATGAAGTGTTAAAAGttgaagaatttttaaaattgatcaaCGACTTTTTGTATAACGTGATATCTCACACACAAAGAGTAAATCGTTTGAAATTGAACTTCATGACCTCGAGGAAGACAGAAATTTCAAAAAG aacgCAGTTATCAGAAAAATACttgttacaaaacaaaatagaGGAATGGTaccaaaatttacaaaatataggGTATAGACGTGGTAATCACATTCACCTAATACTCAAGAAACATCTTAACAAAAATGACATTGAAGCATTTGAAAACTATCTAGGTACAAAATCTGATCTTGCATGGAAATTAGCTGATATTCAAGAAAATATTGAAGTTGAAAAAGATTGTTATGCATCTCTACAGCAACTTGCACTGAATTGGAACTTTCAAAGCTAA